From Chryseotalea sp. WA131a:
TCATTTTCAAATCAACGAATTTTTAAATTTATTCATCCTTATAAATTTCTGTATTCGGGTGAAACGTTTTCCATGAATGCCAAAACTCTTGGTAAGATTGCACGGTTTCCAATTTCGTGCCATTCATTGTTCCCTCCACACACTCCCCTTTCCAGTTCCAGCGCGATTGGTTTTGATCTACTAAAATTTTTAAGCTGTCACTATATGAAAATCGAAGCGTGTCTTTTCCTACCACTGGCACCCAACTATGAAACGAAACGCTATCCGACTCAAGCGCAAGCATGACCGGCAATCCTTTGATCCGATCATTGATTACGCGATCTTTCACCAACTGATTCCAATCATAGGCTTTTGCAAACAAGCCCATCGGCACACCCACCACCCACGATTTATCTTTCCAAGAAAGTGAATCCCTTCCTTCCAGTTTCCCTTCCATTTTTCCTTCATCGTATTTTTCTAAGCTCTCGTATCGATCTTTAAAAGCTGGATCGGGTTGCATCACCAATGTGTTGGGGTATCGATCCATCCATGCCTGCAACGACATCTGCTCAGACGGCACTTCCGTGAGCGTTGTCCCCAGTAGTGGCCCCGCAATGGCTTCACCGTTTACCTGCCGCCACCAACTTTTGGTTGTTTCATCTTCAAACATGGCATTGTAGTGATCCATTCCCACCAATCTAAAGTTCTCGAGTTTGTTATTAACAATAGGGCTAAACACTCTACCTGTTCGGCACACCGTGCAATAGGTAATCATCAAAGGTTCACCACCAATGGTATCGCGCACTTGATGATGATAACCAATTACCTCGATGGGAAATGCTTTGGCTTGGCCATTGATCGCCACACCAATAATTATTTTTTTTGCGGATACTTTGTTTTCTGAGATCGGTGCAAATATTTTTTGGGAAGGCTGATAAAACATTTTGTCTGCCAAAAATCGGAAGTTGAACATGTACACGACCAGCACCCAAAAAATGAGCAGCGCATGCCCGGTGAACTTGATGTATCGGTTTGGCTCACCCAAAAGTGTGAAAGCTGGATAAGCAATCATCGCAATACCAATGATTCTAAAAATCCAGATGTAGCCATCAATGAAATAAGCCAAGTCAATTACCTCATCTACCTGACTACCCGGAAAAGGCATGATATAGTAGACACGCGCTACTTCAGCAACAATTAAAATGAGGATTCCGACAAGAAAGAGAGCAATTCGCATTTTTTAATAGAAGTTAGAATTTAGAAGTTAGAATCAAGAATTCTTTATTTTCAAAGTTAGTACTATTTAAAAATTGATGGAGTTTGATAATGCATCCGTTAACTTTTTTGATTCTTCCATGAGCTGATTATTATTCCATTCGAAATGATTTGCAAATTCTTGAAGAATAGGACTTAGTAATTTTTCCATTCTTGGTCGGTTGAAGTAGAGCATGCCTGTGCGTCTGATAAAATAATCGGTTGGCTTTAGCACCATTTCGAACTTTAAGCAAAACCAACACTCTGCCTTGGCCAACGCTACATCCACCTCTTTTTCTAAATTATTCTTCAATCGATCCAGTATCAAATCAGTTTGCTTTCCATAATTGTGAACTAAATAGTGTGTGTGACCTTCCACTCCCAAAACCGCCAATTGTTTTCTTAATGCCTCTGTATATTTTCTTACCTCAGCATAATTCTTAAAATCCG
This genomic window contains:
- a CDS encoding DUF3179 domain-containing protein — translated: MRIALFLVGILILIVAEVARVYYIMPFPGSQVDEVIDLAYFIDGYIWIFRIIGIAMIAYPAFTLLGEPNRYIKFTGHALLIFWVLVVYMFNFRFLADKMFYQPSQKIFAPISENKVSAKKIIIGVAINGQAKAFPIEVIGYHHQVRDTIGGEPLMITYCTVCRTGRVFSPIVNNKLENFRLVGMDHYNAMFEDETTKSWWRQVNGEAIAGPLLGTTLTEVPSEQMSLQAWMDRYPNTLVMQPDPAFKDRYESLEKYDEGKMEGKLEGRDSLSWKDKSWVVGVPMGLFAKAYDWNQLVKDRVINDRIKGLPVMLALESDSVSFHSWVPVVGKDTLRFSYSDSLKILVDQNQSRWNWKGECVEGTMNGTKLETVQSYQEFWHSWKTFHPNTEIYKDE